A window of Mycolicibacterium fluoranthenivorans contains these coding sequences:
- a CDS encoding MMPL family transporter, whose product MALAAPRRILIIAALMVVAAAVFGVPVAQKLTAGGFSDPGAESSRAADLLTRKFGQGDMQLLIVVSSPDGAMSPAARAVGTEIAAELHASPNVATVNSAWDTPHPALTELLSKDGKAGLIVAGIGGGEKHAQDNATELTDRLVRDRDGVSVLAGGTAMVNSQITAQSQRDLLLMESIAIPFSFLVLVWVFGGLLAAALPVVVGVSAILGSLAVLHVITWFAEVSVFALNLCMAMGLALAIDYTLLMISRYRDELADGGEPGDALVRTMATAGRTVVFSATTVVLPMSTLVLFPMYFLKSFAYAGVATVVFAALAALVLTPAAIVLLGDRLRGRAGQSKPVERQFWYRSTRFVLRRPVAIGLAVVTLLVLLGLPFTGVRWGFPDDRVLPASASAHQVGDRLRDDFVNNSATAVTVVLPDSAGIPAVEMRRYATELGAVIDVSAVSPPVQKDGSSYLTVSSTAPLFSDASEAQLDGLHAVAAPAGREVLITGAAQLNRDSVDAITSRLPVVLGLIAVITFVLLFLLTGSLVLPLKALVLNVLSLSAAFGALVWIFQDGHLGAFGTTPTGTLVANIPVLLFCIAFGLSMDYEVFLLSRIREYWLASGRTAADVGESVALGLARTGRVVTAAALVMSISFAALIAANVSFMRMFGLGLAMAVLMDATLVRMMLVPAFMQVMGRWNWWAPKPLARLHDRFGFTD is encoded by the coding sequence CTGACCCGCAAATTCGGCCAGGGCGATATGCAGCTACTGATCGTCGTATCGTCACCCGACGGTGCGATGAGCCCGGCCGCGCGCGCGGTGGGCACGGAGATCGCCGCCGAACTGCATGCGTCCCCGAACGTCGCGACGGTGAACTCCGCCTGGGACACGCCGCATCCCGCACTCACCGAACTTCTCAGCAAGGACGGCAAAGCCGGGCTGATCGTCGCCGGGATCGGTGGCGGCGAGAAGCACGCGCAGGACAATGCCACCGAACTCACCGACCGGCTGGTGCGTGACCGCGACGGGGTGAGCGTCTTGGCCGGCGGCACCGCGATGGTCAATTCGCAGATCACCGCACAGTCGCAGCGGGATCTGCTGCTGATGGAGTCGATCGCCATACCGTTCAGCTTCCTGGTGCTGGTCTGGGTGTTCGGCGGGCTGCTGGCGGCGGCGCTGCCCGTGGTGGTCGGAGTGTCGGCGATCCTCGGATCCCTGGCGGTGCTGCACGTGATCACGTGGTTCGCCGAGGTGTCGGTGTTCGCGCTGAACCTCTGTATGGCAATGGGTTTGGCGTTGGCGATCGACTACACGCTGTTGATGATCAGCAGGTATCGCGATGAGCTGGCCGACGGTGGGGAACCCGGGGATGCGCTGGTGCGCACCATGGCGACGGCGGGCCGCACCGTGGTGTTCTCGGCGACGACGGTGGTGCTGCCGATGTCCACCCTGGTGCTGTTCCCGATGTACTTCCTGAAATCATTCGCCTACGCGGGCGTGGCCACCGTCGTGTTCGCGGCCCTCGCCGCACTGGTGCTGACCCCGGCGGCGATCGTGCTGCTGGGGGACAGGCTGCGCGGCCGGGCCGGCCAATCCAAGCCCGTGGAACGGCAATTCTGGTACCGGTCAACCAGATTCGTGCTGCGCCGACCCGTGGCGATCGGTCTGGCGGTGGTCACCCTGCTGGTCCTGCTCGGCCTGCCCTTCACCGGGGTGCGATGGGGCTTCCCCGACGACCGGGTGTTGCCGGCGTCGGCGTCGGCGCACCAGGTGGGCGACCGGCTGCGTGACGATTTCGTGAACAACTCGGCCACCGCCGTGACCGTCGTGCTACCCGACTCTGCCGGCATCCCCGCTGTCGAGATGCGGCGCTATGCCACCGAACTGGGCGCCGTGATCGACGTATCGGCGGTGTCGCCCCCGGTCCAGAAGGACGGCAGCAGCTACCTCACCGTGTCGAGCACCGCACCGTTGTTCTCCGATGCCTCCGAGGCGCAGCTCGACGGTCTGCACGCGGTGGCGGCACCGGCCGGCCGGGAGGTGCTGATCACCGGAGCGGCCCAGCTGAACCGGGACAGCGTGGACGCGATCACCTCGCGCTTGCCGGTGGTGCTCGGTCTGATCGCCGTGATCACCTTCGTGTTGCTGTTCCTGCTCACCGGAAGCCTCGTGCTGCCCTTGAAAGCGCTTGTGCTCAACGTCCTCTCGCTGTCGGCGGCGTTCGGCGCGCTGGTCTGGATCTTCCAGGACGGCCACCTCGGCGCGTTCGGGACCACACCCACCGGCACGCTGGTGGCAAACATTCCGGTGCTGCTGTTCTGTATCGCCTTCGGGTTGTCCATGGACTACGAGGTGTTCCTGCTGTCGCGAATTCGCGAGTACTGGCTGGCATCCGGGCGCACCGCGGCCGATGTCGGTGAAAGCGTGGCGCTGGGCCTGGCCAGGACCGGTCGCGTGGTAACCGCTGCGGCGCTGGTGATGTCGATCTCATTCGCCGCTCTCATTGCGGCAAACGTGTCATTCATGCGGATGTTCGGCCTCGGCCTGGCGATGGCGGTCCTGATGGATGCCACCCTGGTGCGGATGATGCTGGTCCCCGCGTTCATGCAGGTGATGGGCCGGTGGAACTGGTGGGCACCGAAACCACTGGCACGGCTGCACGATCGGTTCGGATTCACAGACTAA